The Streptococcus oralis DNA window GCTTCTAGAACATCCTCCAAAGTAATTTCCTGTAAAATTTTCGGAAAATCAAAAATTGTTTCTCCGCGATCCATCGGATCGTATTGAGTTGCAATAAATTCCAAAGAGTTCATGCTACTGAAAAACTCCCCAAACATCTCACTCTTAACAAGATCTAAATGTTCCTCGGTAATATCCGCATCATTACTAAACTGACGAATCGCTTTACGAAATTGATGCGACAGAGAAACAGGCTCTTTGGTGTCCATTGTCAATATCACAAAATGAAAGCGACTGTTGACTTCAACCTCAAGTGACAATGACGCATCTAACTTCCCAGTCTCATATAACTTTTGAAAACGATCAGAAGTCCAACCAAACATCATCGTAAATAGTAATTTCAATAAAATATTGTAACGATAAGACTCAGCTTCTGTTATTTGCCCATTGCCTCTAATCGCAACAGCAAGTTTGGGTGAAGAAACTTCCATCCGAAGACTATCTGTTTGCTTCACAGGCTGCAAAAGGAGTTGCTCTTTTGAAACCGTAAACTGGTTTGAAACTTCCTTTTCCTTTTTCGAAAAGTATTCCTCAACAACTTCCACATCAATATTCCCAACTAAAAACAGTGACATGTTGACAGGTTTGTAAAAGTCTGTAAAGTTCTCTTTTAAATTTGAAACTTGAATATCAGAAATTGATTTTTCACTTCCAACTATATCTGTTGCTAAAGGAGTATCAGGATAAAGGTTGGCTAATGTTGCAAAAAACAAACGTGAGTCTGGATCATCTTGGTACATTTCTCGTTCTTGCTGG harbors:
- the yfmH gene encoding EF-P 5-aminopentanol modification-associated protein YfmH — its product is MTKVTFEEKYYPAVKETVYKTKLSNGLTVSLLPKQDFNEVYGIVTIQFGSVDATYTSLDKGLRHHPAGIAHFLEHKLFERENSEDIMAAFTRLGADSNAFTSFTKTSYLFSTIDHLLENLDLLDELVGDVHFTEDSVLREQDIIQQEREMYQDDPDSRLFFATLANLYPDTPLATDIVGSEKSISDIQVSNLKENFTDFYKPVNMSLFLVGNIDVEVVEEYFSKKEKEVSNQFTVSKEQLLLQPVKQTDSLRMEVSSPKLAVAIRGNGQITEAESYRYNILLKLLFTMMFGWTSDRFQKLYETGKLDASLSLEVEVNSRFHFVILTMDTKEPVSLSHQFRKAIRQFSNDADITEEHLDLVKSEMFGEFFSSMNSLEFIATQYDPMDRGETIFDFPKILQEITLEDVLEAGHRLIDNGDLVDFTIFPA